From Microbacterium sp. YJN-G, a single genomic window includes:
- a CDS encoding purine-cytosine permease family protein encodes MSRQTISEAGFESSIPLSRAEKNWGGLAVFGNTSSAAVATWCFISGGFVAAYLGATQGVMAIIAGTLIGVFVVLLAALPAASRYGIEAVRSTRTIFGVRGSYLTVVLALTILIGWNAVLMISLSDASSAALAQLGVIGEADAGAWAPVFSLLGIVAVFLLLRRGNRTLRWAGPLVAVTVLALAIWIGATLIAEFGLDQILSAKALAPFGDNHLDFMLVVELGVAGGLSWWPYVGSLTRNAKSMRHAAFPSVAGLGLMMGLVLAIGMIAALAVPASGGDPTAFLIELGGPVFGVFALLFLVFANIGTVMVGAYSAALGLKQLPAVDRRVPWAWAVVIVLAPVALVATVLSEPFMANYGAFITLAGILLGPICGMQIVDYFLIRRQHLDVRGLFSDGAGSSYWYFAGFNPAGLVSIVIGAVTYLVLLDPFTYVPGLEIGFISASIPCAITAGASYYLLMRLVPGLWTTRTAATRSATTPSPTAPAPTPTPR; translated from the coding sequence GACCATCTCCGAGGCGGGTTTCGAGAGCAGCATCCCGCTCTCCCGCGCTGAGAAGAACTGGGGCGGCCTCGCCGTCTTCGGCAACACCTCGTCAGCGGCCGTGGCGACGTGGTGCTTCATCAGCGGCGGCTTCGTCGCCGCCTATCTCGGCGCGACCCAGGGCGTGATGGCCATCATCGCCGGAACGCTGATCGGCGTCTTCGTCGTGCTGCTCGCCGCCCTCCCCGCCGCCAGCCGATACGGCATCGAGGCCGTGCGCTCCACCCGTACGATCTTCGGGGTTCGCGGCTCGTACCTCACCGTCGTGCTCGCGCTGACCATCCTGATCGGCTGGAACGCCGTGCTGATGATCTCGCTCTCGGATGCATCGTCGGCAGCGCTGGCCCAGTTGGGCGTGATCGGTGAAGCGGATGCCGGAGCGTGGGCACCCGTCTTCTCGCTGCTCGGCATCGTCGCGGTGTTCCTGCTGCTGCGTCGCGGCAACCGCACGCTGCGCTGGGCGGGCCCGCTGGTCGCCGTCACCGTGCTGGCTCTGGCGATCTGGATCGGTGCGACACTGATCGCCGAGTTCGGCCTCGATCAAATCCTCTCGGCCAAGGCGCTCGCCCCGTTCGGCGACAACCACCTCGACTTCATGCTCGTCGTCGAACTCGGCGTCGCGGGTGGTCTGTCCTGGTGGCCGTACGTGGGCAGCCTCACCCGCAATGCGAAGTCGATGCGCCACGCCGCGTTCCCGTCTGTCGCCGGCCTCGGTCTGATGATGGGACTCGTGCTCGCAATCGGCATGATCGCGGCTCTCGCCGTGCCCGCCTCGGGCGGTGATCCGACCGCCTTCCTGATCGAACTGGGCGGACCGGTCTTCGGGGTGTTCGCGCTGCTGTTCCTGGTGTTCGCCAACATCGGCACCGTGATGGTCGGCGCCTACTCTGCCGCCCTCGGGCTGAAGCAGCTGCCGGCCGTCGACCGGCGCGTGCCGTGGGCGTGGGCAGTCGTGATCGTGCTGGCGCCCGTGGCGCTGGTGGCCACCGTGCTCTCGGAGCCGTTCATGGCGAACTACGGCGCGTTCATCACCCTCGCCGGCATTCTGCTCGGCCCGATCTGCGGCATGCAGATCGTCGACTACTTCCTGATCCGGCGCCAGCACCTCGACGTGCGCGGCCTGTTCAGCGACGGCGCGGGCAGCAGCTACTGGTACTTCGCAGGCTTCAACCCCGCGGGCCTGGTGTCGATCGTGATCGGAGCGGTGACCTACCTGGTGCTGCTCGACCCGTTCACGTACGTGCCCGGGCTTGAGATCGGCTTCATCTCAGCATCCATCCCCTGCGCGATCACCGCCGGAGCGAGCTACTACCTGCTCATGCGCCTGGTGCCGGGCCTGTGGACCACCCGCACCGCTGCCACCCGCTCAGCCACCACCCCGTCACCCACCGCCCCCGCGCCCACCCCCACCCCGCGCTGA